One genomic region from Bufo bufo chromosome 3, aBufBuf1.1, whole genome shotgun sequence encodes:
- the LOC120993741 gene encoding uncharacterized protein LOC120993741 produces MWRMLKKGYDRTRKQAEKREIVLGVKRVLEKKFGRSHDELAIVKKWSDLKRRHPDWVKELSERVCPGLPVPTVRRRITTADLDLVEVSAEEEEEDDQAGPSHSRIGASNPPDVGNDEEVAADVPGPSEGPKTSGPAPAEENIPTPAPDEEDEELITTPHQEVINKIDTKIANMKERLWKTIMEFRAHIRKSQKMLQEFHDQYGEDLKELTGLQKQRQNLP; encoded by the exons atgtgg cgcatgttgaaaAAGGGCTACGATAGGACCCGGAAGCAGGCCGAGAAGAGGGAGATTGTCTTGGGGGTCAAGAGGGTCCTAGAAAAAAAATTTGGACGTAGCCACGACGAATTGGCAATTGTGAAGAAGTGGTCGGATCTGAAGCGGAGGCACCCAGACTGGGTCAAAGAGCTCAGTGAGAGAGTCTGCccag ggcttCCAGTGCCAACGGTCCGCCGCCGTATCACCACAGCGGATTTAGATTTGGTGGAGGTCtccgcagaggaggaggaggaggatgatcagGCAGGCCCCTCCCACAGTCGTATAGGTGCCAGCAATCCACCTGATGTGGGGAATGATGAGGAGGTGGCAGCTGACGTGCCCGGACCCTCTGAAGGGCCGAAAACATCTGGTCCAGCTCCTGCTGAGGAGAATATCCCCACTCCAGCtcctgatgaagaggatgaggagttAATTACCACCCcacaccaggagg TAATCAATAAAATTGACACAAAAATTGCGAACATGAAAGAGAGGCTTTGGAAAACAATCATGGAATTCCGAGCCCACATCAGAAAATCTCAGAAGATGCTGCAGGAATTCCATGATCAATATGGAGAGGACCTGAAAGAACTGACAGGCTTGCAGAAACAACGGCAAAACTTGCCGTAa